The following proteins come from a genomic window of Miscanthus floridulus cultivar M001 chromosome 2, ASM1932011v1, whole genome shotgun sequence:
- the LOC136537949 gene encoding AP2-like ethylene-responsive transcription factor CRL5, producing the protein MTSNSSQNISSCSTGGSDAAVGGNWLGFSLSPHMAATMDGAADGSSGVPVQQHHGGLCYPPVVCSSPAPFGYALGGGHDGPANASGGFYPGLSSMPLSSDGSLCIVEALHRSEQERHGVVVSSTSPKLEDFLGASTVMALSLDSSSFYYGGGHSHHAHGHGHDQGGYLQCAVIPGSGGHDVYGGHGQMVDEQSAAAMAASWFSARGGGSGGYDVNGAGAIVPLQGNPHPLALSMSSGTGSQSSSITMQVGAHADAVTEYVAMDGSKKRGGGQKQAVVHRKSIDTFGQRTSKYRGVTRHRWTGRYEAHLWDNSCRKEGQSRKGRQVYLGGYDMEEKAARAYDLAALKYWGKSTHVNFPIEDYRKELEEMENMTRQEYVAHLRRKSSGFSRGASIYRGVTRHHQHGRWQARIGRVSGNKDLYLGTFSTQEEAAEAYDVAAIKFRGLNAVTNFDITRYDVEKIIESNTLLPGEQVRRKKDGDAAASPVSEADAVARAAAALVQAGGSCVADTWKIQAAALPAPSVARGGGGQQQQHQDLLSSEAFSLLHDIVSVDAAGTGGGSASANMSNASSLAPSVSNSREQSPDRGGGGLAMFFAKPAAAVPRLGCPLPLGSWVSPSAVSSARPGVSIAHLPMFAAWTDA; encoded by the exons ATGACCAGCAACAGCAGCCAGAAcatcagcagctgcagcaccggCGGAAGCGACGCGGCGGTCGGCGGCAACTGGCTCGGCTTCTCGCTGTCGCCTCACATGGCGGCGACCATGGACGGCGCGGCCGACGGCTCCAGCGGCGTTCCGGTGCAGCAGCACCACGGAGGCCTCTGCTACCCTCCCGTCGTCTGTTCCTCGCCCGCGCCCTTCGGCTACGCTCTCGGCGGCGGCCACGATGGTCCCGCCAATGCTAGCGGGGGGTTCTACCCCGGGCTCTCCTCTATGCCGCTCAGCTCCGACGGCTCCCTGTGCATCGTGGAGGCCCTCCATAGGAGCGAGCAAGAACGTCATG GGGTGGTGGTATCCTCGACATCGCCCAAGCTGGAGGATTTCTTGGGCGCGAGCACTGTGATGGCGCTGAGCTTGGACAGCTCCAGCTTCTACTACGGCGGCGGTCACAGCCACCACGCGCACGGTCACGGCCACGACCAAGGCGGCTACCTGCAGTGCGCGGTGATCCCCGGTTCGGGCGGGCATGACGTGTACGGCGGGCACGGGCAGATGGTGGACGAGCAGTCCGCCGCGGCAATGGCGGCGAGCTGGTTCTCGgcccgcggcggcggcagcggcggctacGACGTCAACGGCGCCGGCGCCATCGTGCCGCTGCAGGGCAACCCGCACCCGCTGGCCCTTTCCATGAGCTCCGGGACGGGGTCCCAGTCCAGTAGCATCACCATGCAAGTCGGCGCCCACGCCGACGCCGTCACCGAGTACGTCGCCATGGACGGGAGCAAGAAGCGCGGCGGCGGGCAGAAGCAGGCCGTCGTCCACCGCAAGTCCATCGACACATTCGGGCAGCGCACGTCGAAGTACCGCGGCGTCACCAG GCATAGGTGGACGGGGAGGTATGAGGCGCACCTCTGGGACAACAGCTGCAGGAAGGAAGGCCAGTCCCGGAAAGGCCGGCAAG TTTACCTCG GCGGGTATGACATGGAGGAGAAGGCCGCGAGGGCGTATGACCTGGCGGCGCTCAAGTACTGGGGGAAGTCCACGCACGTAAATTTCCCG ATCGAGGACTACAGgaaggagctggaggagatggagaacATGACCAGGCAGGAGTATGTCGCTCACCTGAGAAG GAAAAGCAGCGGGTTCTCGCGTGGTGCTTCGATCTACCGTGGAGTGACCAG GCATCACCAGCACGGGCGGTGGCAGGCGCGCATCGGCCGCGTCTCGGGCAACAAGGACCTCTACCTGGGAACATTCa GCACgcaggaggaggcggcggaggcgtacGACGTGGCGGCCATCAAGTTCCGGGGCCTCAACGCGGTGACCAACTTCGACATCACGCGGTACGACGTCGAGAAGATCATTGAGAGCAACACGCTGCTCCCGGGCGAGCAGGTCCGGCGCAAGAAGGACGGCGACGCGGCCGCCTCCCCGGTCTCGGAGGCCGACGCCGTGGCCCGCGCCGCCGCGGCGCTGGTGCAGGCCGGCGGCAGCTGCGTGGCGGACACCTGGAAGATCCAGGCAGCGGCGCTGCCGGCTCCTTCCGTCGCGCGGGGAGGCggtggccagcagcagcagcaccaggacCTGCTGTCGAGCGAGGCGTTCTCGCTGCTGCACGACATCGTGTCCGTGGACGCTGCTGGGACGGGGGGCGGCAGCGCCAGCGCGAACATGTCCAACGCGTCGTCGCTGGCCCCCAGCGTGAGCAACTCCCGGGAGCAGAGCCCGGAccggggcggcggcggcctcgcTATGTTCTTCGCCAAGCCCGCGGCGGCGGTGCCCAGGCTAGGCTGCCCGCTGCCGTTGGGATCCTGGGTCTCGCCGTCGGCCGTGTCATCCGCCAGGCCCGGCGTGTCCATCGCGCACCTGCCAATGTTCGCCGCGTGGACCGACGCTTGA
- the LOC136517259 gene encoding probable xyloglucan glycosyltransferase 9, producing the protein MTPWSGLWGGKAGGDAYRGTPVVVKMENPNWSISEISSPEDDDEDILAAGGRRKGGRTKNAKQIRWVLLLKAHRAAGCLASLASAAVALGGAARRRVAAGRTDAEAGVVAATGESPVVRSRFYTFIKAFLVVSLLLLAVEVAAYFNGWNLAASALALPVIGLESLYASWLRFRATYVAPGIQFLTDACVVLFLIQSADRLIQCLGCFYIHIKRIKPKPKSLALPDVEDPDAGYYPMVLVQIPMCNEKEVYQQSIAAVCNLDWPKSNFLVQVLDDSDDPLTQTLIREEVAKWQQQGARIVYRHRVLRDGYKAGNLKSAMSCSYVKDYEFVAIFDADFQPHPDFLKRTVPHFKDNNELGLVQARWSFVNKDENLLTRLQYINLCFHFEVEQQVNGVFLNFFGFNGTAGVWRIKALEDSGGWMERTTVEDMDIAVRAHLHGWKFIFLNDVECQCELPESYEAYRKQQHRWHSGPMQLFRLCLPDIIKCKIAFWKKANLIFLFFLLRKLILPFYSFTLFCIILPMTMFVPEAELPDWVVCYIPALMSLLNILPSPKSFPFIIPYLLFENTMSVTKFNAMISGLFQLGSAYEWVVTKKSGRSSEGDLISLAPKELKHLKTGSAPNLDAVAKEQLASKKDAKKKHNRIYKKELALSMLLLTAAARSLLSKQGIHFYFLLFQGISFLLVGLDLIGEQVE; encoded by the exons ATGACGCCGTGGAGCGGCTTGTGGGGCGGCAAGGCCGGCGGCGACGCCTACCGGGGCACGCCGGTGGTGGTCAAGATGGAGAACCCCAACTGGTCCATCTCCGAGATCTCCTCgccggaggacgacgacgaggacatCTTGGCCGCCGGCGGCCGCCGCAAGGGGGGCCGCACCAAGAACGCCAAGCAGATCAGGTGGGTGCTGCTCCTCAAGGCGCACCGCGCCGCCGGGTGCCTCGCCTCGCTCGCCTCCGCCGCCGTCGCGCTAGGCGGCGCGGCCAGGCGCAGGGTTGCCGCGGGGAGGACCGACGCCGAGGCCGGCGTGGTGGCTGCCACCGGCGAGAGCCCCGTCGTGCGCTCCAGGTTCTACACCTTCATCAAGGCCTTCCTCGTCGTCTCCCTGCTCCTCCTAGCCGTCGAGGTCGCCGCTTACTTCAACGGCTGGAATCTTGCCGCCTCCGCGCTCGCCCTCCCCGTCATCGGCCTCGAGTCGCTCTACGCCTCTTGGTTGCGCTTCCGCGCCACCTACGTTGCGCCGGGGATACAGTTCCTCACCGACGCCTGCGTCGTGCTCTTCCTCATCCAGAGCGCCGACCGCCTCATCCAGTGCCTTGGCTGCTTCTACATCCACATCAAGCGCATCAAGCCCAAGCCCAAGTCCCTTGCATTGCCTGATGTCGAGGACCCGGATGCCGGGTACTACCCCATGGTACTTGTCCAGATACCAATGTGCAACGAGAAGGAG GTGTATCAACAATCAATTGCGGCCGTGTGCAACCTTGACTGGCCGAAATCCAACTTCTTGGTTCAGGTGTTGGATGACTCCGACGACCCACTGACACAGACTCTGATTAGAGAAGAGGTGGCCAAATGGCAACAGCAAGGTGCCCGGATTGTGTACAGGCACCGTGTGTTGAGGGATGGTTACAAGGCTGGAAACCTCAAGTCAGCCATGAGCTGCAGCTATGTGAAGGATTACGAATTTGTCGCCATCTTTGACGCAGACTTCCAACCTCATCCTGACTTTCTGAAGCGCACTGTGCCACATTTCAAG GACAATAATGAACTTGGGCTCGTGCAAGCAAGATGGTCCTTTGTGAATAAGGATGAGAACCTGCTGACTCGGTTGCAGTATATTAATCTTTGCTTCCACTTTGAGGTGGAACAACAGGTGAATGGAGTGTTCTTaaacttctttgggtttaatggCACTGCTGGGGTGTGGAGGATCAAGGCACTAGAGGACTCAGGTGGATGGATGGAACGGACAACCGTGGAGGATATGGACATTGCTGTTAGGGCACATCTCCATGGCTGGAAGTTTATATTCCTGAATGATGTTGAG TGCCAGTGCGAATTGCCCGAGTCTTATGAGGCTTACAGGAAGCAGCAGCATCGGTGGCATTCCGGTCCAATGCAGCTTTTCAGGCTTTGTTTACCGGACATCATCAAATGCAAG ATTGCGTTTTGGAAGAAAGCCaacctgattttcctttttttcctgcTTCGAAAGCTCATATTACCTTTCTACTCCTTCACGCTCTTCTGCATCATCCTCCCGATGACGATGTTTGTGCCTGAAGCCGAGCTTCCTGACTGGGTCGTGTGCTACATTCCTGCCCTCATGTCCTTGCTCAACATCCTGCCTTCTCCGAAGTCATTCCCTTTCATCATCCCATACCTACTCTTCGAGAACACCATGTCCGTGACCAAGTTCAACGCCATGATCTCTGGTCTGTTCCAGCTTGGAAGCGCATACGAGTGGGTGGTGACCAAGAAATCAGGCCGCTCATCAGAGGGCGATCTCATTTCCCTGGCCCCCAAGGAGCTGAAGCACCTAAAGACAGGCTCTGCACCGAACCTCGACGCGGTTGCAAAGGAGCAGCTGGCATCGAAGAAGGACGCAAAAAAGAAGCACAACCGGATATACAAGAAGGAGCTCGCGCTCTCGATGTTGCTCCTAACCGCGGCCGCCCGAAGCTTGCTCTCGAAGCAGGGTATACACTTCTACTTCCTCCTGTTCCAGGGCATCTCCTTCTTGTTAGTAGGCCTTGACCTCATAGGCGAGCAGGTCGAGTAA
- the LOC136537948 gene encoding uncharacterized protein, translating to MGIPSRHPDHEEEEEYADALFYEDIQAPKFVDLTAPDAGRPDDDPAWFCLRVGCDQSHEQVDPEALDRSFFMRVMAARSPNMRLQKAISRKNQSSMLKCPQSAPPKPPRARFARLSVEMEAADKAPAKPKPRAQRICALRASPIRTKAARVECPSERKKALTTPRSKAVRPRPELFHSVKHQKEPFAAAARKGTVVKALFMSTPKEKVQTPAADKGKEAVSEACSKPRKLNLACREVPSRYMSQLKNPKTAKKGEETAVAKSDNRVQESKTNAKKKILGRSAKCANAEPDGENRNGCSTAADENLLAETAGSDQERKVVLQELRIEVDTSRSDNSDDNKENLSSAPTEEASDNSHSESENRQLENNENVPLKENVALKVAKMQNKVHPEQAGKLKKTTNPRPFRLRTDERGVLKEAKPEKRQPFSENNSMAVLKDANRGPTQMDKHTHGKGRDKPTCGKKQKKQSTLIVTGQQQLGESRPAFNSIQCKAVKPHTVSRVAASSTRITKTASGLMTPSRVGKERKATVKLSRFQTSVASSWRIRKEKRNC from the exons ATGGGGATCCCGTCGAGGCACCCGGaccacgaggaggaggaggagtacgccGATGCCTTGTTCTACGAGGACATCCAGGCGCCCAAGTTCGTGGACCTCACCGCGCCCGACGCCGGCCGCCCCGACGACGACCCCGCCTGGTTCTGCCTCCGAGTCG GTTGTGACCAGAGCCATGAGCAGGTCGACCCGGAGGCCCTGGACAGGAGCTTCTTTATGCGG GTCATGGCGGCGAGAAGCCCCAACATGCGGCTACAGAAGGCTATCAGCAGGAAGAACCAGAG CTCGATGCTGAAATGCCCGCAATCTGCGCCGCCAAAGCCTCCGAGGGCTCGGTTCGCGAGGCTGAGCGTGGAGATGGAGGCCGCAGATAAGGCACCGGCGAAGCCCAAGCCAAGGGCCCAGCGGATCTGCGCCCTGCGAGCGTCCCCAATCCGTACCAAGGCTGCGAGGGTCGAATGTCCCAGCGAGAGGAAGAAGGCACTGACGACGCCGCGGAGCAAGGCCGTCCGGCCGAGGCCGGAGCTGTTCCACAGCGTGAAGCACCAGAAGGAGCCGTTCGCCGCTGCAGCCAGGAAGGGGACGGTCGTCAAGGCTCTGTTCATGAGCACGCCAAAGGAGAAGGTCCAGACGCCGGCGGCAGACAAGGGCAAGGAGGCGGTGTCTGAGGCCTGCTCCAAGCCGAGGAAGCTGAACTTGGCGTGCCGGGAGGTGCCGAGCAGGTACATGTCTCAGCTGAAGAATCCGAAGACTGCCAAGAAGGGTGAGGAGACCGCGGTGGCCAAGAGCGACAACCGGGTGCAGGAATCCAAGACGAATGCCAAGAAGAAAATTTTAGGACGCTCGGCGAAGTGTGCTAATGCGGAGCCTGATGGAGAGAACCGAAATGGTTGCAGCACTGCTGCAGACGAGAACTTGCTTGCAGAAACTGCTGGTTCCGATCAGGAAAGGAAGGTGGTGCTGCAGGAATTGAGAATTGAGGTGGATACATCGCGATCTGACAATTCCGATGACAACAAGGAGAATCTGTCGAGTGCTCCGACTGAAGAAGCATCGGACAATTCACATTCTGAAAGTGAAAACAGACAGTTGGAGAACAATGAGAATGTTCCTCTGAAGGAGAATGTTGCTCTGAAG GTGGCCAAAATGCAGAACAAAGTGCATCCGGAGCAAGCAGGAAAGCTGAAGAAAACTACCAATCCTAGGCCATTCAGGCTAAGGACTGAC GAAAGAGGAGTGCTTAAAGAAGCAAAACCAGAGAAAAGGCAGCCGTTCTCTGAGAATAACTCCATGGCAGTACTCAAGGATGCAAACAGAGGACCGACG CAAATGGACAAACACACCCATGGCAAGGGACGAGACAAGCCGACCTGCGGCAAGAAACAG AAGAAACAAAGCACCCTGATTGTAACGGGTCAGCAGCAGCTAGGTGAGTCCAGGCCGGCCTTCAACAGCATCCAATGCAAAGCTGTGAAACCACACACAGTTTCTAGGGTTGCTGCATCATCAACTCGAATAACCAAAACAGCAAG TGGCCTTATGACACCTTCCCGGGTTGGGAAGGAGAGGAAGGCTACCGTGAAACTGTCGAGGTTCCAAACATCAGTTGCGAGTTCGTGGAGGATCAGGAAGGAAAAGAGAAACTGTTGA